Genomic DNA from bacterium:
TGCAGGGATTTTACCACCGGGTTTAATAATTACAACATCTCCTACAGATAAATCTTCAATTGAAATTTCTTTTTCGACTCCATCTTTTAAGACTACAACTTTTTGTGGTTTTAGTTCTATCAGCTTTTTAATTGCCAGATTAGTTTTTGACTTTGCTTTACTTTCGAGCCATCTTCCCATTAAAATCAGAGTAATAATTACGGCGGCTGTTTCGAAATAGACGTGGTGAATTACCAAGTGTTCAGAGAAAATTTCAGGGAAGAGAACTATAGCAGTACTATAAATGAATGCTGATCCTGTACCAATAGCCACCAGTGAATTCATATCAGCTGTGAAATGCAATAGGTTCTTCCAAAAAATCTTAAAAAACCGTCTACCTGAAATAAAGATCATTGGAATGCTAAGTAAAAACAGAATTTTATTATTAGTATCATGAGAAAATGGCAAATAGCTCCGAGTCAAATCCCACATCATTCCCATGCTTAAAAGGAAAATTGGAATAGTTAAAATTAACGCAATAATAAAATCAGTTCTTAGCTCTTTATCATAATCAGATTCGATATGTATTAGTTCCTGTGTTGACTTATCTTTTTTGTGAAGAGAAGAAAAATCAATTTTGTAACCAGCATCTTCTATTGCACTTGTAATATGTTCCTGCGAAACGGTCTGCTCATCGAATTCGAAAGTTGCTTTTTCAGTTGCCAGGTTCACCGAAACATTTGTTATTCCATCAATCTTACTTAGTGTTTTTTCAACTCTGGCAACACAACTTGCACAAGTCATACCCTCTACCGGAAGGCTGACGATATTTATTTTTTTTTGTGTAATTAAATCATTCATAAAGATATATTTTCAATACTCACAACTTTATAACCAACATCTTCTATTGAATCCTGAACTGTTTTATTTGTCATTTCAGAATCATCGAACTCAACCTCAGCTGATCCAATATTTACTTTGAAACTTTTTAATTTTAGCGCTGAGAGTTTTTTCTCTACTGCTGCTACACAGTGTTGGCAGCTCATTCCTTCTATTCTAATAATTTCTTTCATTTATACTCCAGATTAAATATTGTTAAATAACTGATGGAAAATTAGCGCTAAGTAGGACAGTCTACGTTATAAAATAAAAGATAATTGTTATAGTTTATTTATAACTAGCTCAGATTGTCGAGAGGTTTTCTTCTTTTTCCCTTCAGCTTTTTGAAGTATGATGGATTAAGTCCGGTAATTTGTCTGAACTGATTGGAGAGGTGTTGAACACTGCTGTAGCCAAGTTTATACGCAATCTCGCTCAAAGTTAGTTCATCATATGTAAGTAGTTCTTTTACTTTTTCTATTTTTTGTTTGATAATAAATTTTTCAATTGTAATTCCTTCCATCGATGAGAAAATCGAACTTAACTGACTGTAGTTCATTCTAATCTCACTCGCTAAATATTTTGAAAAGCTGAATTTTTCAATATCATCGTTTTGATGATGAATTTTATTAATGATAAGCACTTTTATTTTTTCAATGATTTTGGAATTCTTGTCATCAACCAGGTCGAAGCCATTCTCGACTAGTAACTTTTTTATTACATTCAAATCCGGTTTTCGATCGGATTTAATATTTGCTTCGCCGAGAGTGATATCTGATACTTCGTAACTTAACTTTTGCAATTCATCTTTTACAACTTTTACACATCTCTGACAGACCATGTTCTTTATGTATAGCTTGGTTTCCATCTAATTTGCTCTGTATCTGATTTTATTAATAACTTCTCTTTTACTAAGATAATGTGGCTTTCTTGAATCTTGCAAAACAAATACGCCATCTCTGTAACTGACTATTTTAATTGATTTTACAGGAAAACTTTATTACTTTAGCAACCTGGTTTTTTGAAAATAGTCCAATAAAAATAATAAAAAGGTGAAAAAATGACCAAGGCTGATATTGTTGACAAAGTTGCAGCCGGCACCGGGCTTACTAAGTTAGAAACTGAAGCCATAGTTGAAGGTTTTTTGAAAACTGTCATTGAAGCATTAAAGGAAGGTAAAGGTATAGAGATAAGAGGGTTCGGTAGCTATAGAGTTAAAAAGAAAAATGCTCGTCAGGCAAGGAATCCCAAAACCGGGGAATCTGTTTTTGTTCCAGAGCACTATGTACCCTCATTCAAATTCTCTAAGGATTTTAAAGAGTTAGTTAATGCCGGAATGCTTGAAAAGAATCGGAGATAAAGATTAGTGAAGTATTGTGTAGAATGTGGTTTTAAACTCGAAGGAGATTTCAAATTCTGTCCTAACTGTGGGGAACCAATTGCATCTTCGGGCGATTCTTTGCAACATAAACAAGTTGTTAAATCAGAACACATAGTTGTATGCAAAAATTGTGGTGAAGAAAATTCAATCGAGAATTCTGTTTGTTTTAGTTGCGGTATTCTTTTAAAAGACAAAAAAAGTTTTTCAACTGAGAAGCAGTCAAAAAGAAATTTACAGATGAATTCAACCCCTGAAAGGGGAAACAGTAAAAAAAATATTATCAATGAAGAGAAGGTTCTTGACAATAAAAAAATTCTGATTATCTCTTCAGCAGTTGTTATAGTTTTCGTTATTGCACTGATTGCTTCTGGTGTTTTTGATTCCGGAGTTCAGCCGAATGTGACACAGATGAATACGCAATCGGAGAATTCCGGTGTGAATATGGCAAATATGCAGGAGATTAAGGATCTGGAAAATAAAGTTGCTTCCAATCCTGAAGATATGGAATCGACTTTACACCTGGCACATTTACTTCAGGATTCAGGTTTTTTCGACAAAGCAATAACCAATTATAGAAAATATTTAGAAAAAAACCCGGAGAATGCTGATGCCCGGGTTGACATGGCAATATGTTATTATAATTTAAATGATTACAACACAGCGATTGCTGAAATGGAAGCTGCACTCAAATATCAGCCAAAACATCAGATTGCTCATTTAAATCTTGGGATCGTCAATCTTACAGCAAAAAATCTTGTAGCATCAAAAGAGTGGTTTCAAAAAACCGTTGATATAGATCCAAACTCTGAGGCAGGTAAAAGAGCTCAGGAATTATTAACTTCACATTAATCAAGAAAAGAGGAAAAAGCGAATGCCTTGTGGAAGAAAAAGAAAACGTCACAAAATGTCTACTCATAAAAGAAAAAAACGTTTAAGAAAGAACAGACATAAAAAGAAAATAAGATAACTATTCTCGGTTGACTGATTGTGTGCTGATTGACTAAATCAAGTTCGCATCATATCAACTCAACAATAAGTGAAATGTCGTTTAGTGTGGCCAACTTAGCTCAGCTGGTAGAGCAGCTCATTCGTAATGAGCAGGTCGCCGGTTCGATCCCGGCAGTTGGCTCAAAGCTAAATAAATCCATTCCGATCGTTTTAATATCTGAAACTAACCCACCTGAACAATTAAAAAAAAATTACTAGAAACAAAGTTTTTTTAAAATACTTCTTGACTTTCAGTAAAATTTTCCATTATTTTCGGGGTGTTGTGGGGAAAAGTGGTGAAGATTCCCAAATAATGGTAATGAATTGTTTAAAGGTCAATTTA
This window encodes:
- a CDS encoding helix-turn-helix domain-containing protein; this translates as METKLYIKNMVCQRCVKVVKDELQKLSYEVSDITLGEANIKSDRKPDLNVIKKLLVENGFDLVDDKNSKIIEKIKVLIINKIHHQNDDIEKFSFSKYLASEIRMNYSQLSSIFSSMEGITIEKFIIKQKIEKVKELLTYDELTLSEIAYKLGYSSVQHLSNQFRQITGLNPSYFKKLKGKRRKPLDNLS
- a CDS encoding tetratricopeptide repeat protein; the protein is MKYCVECGFKLEGDFKFCPNCGEPIASSGDSLQHKQVVKSEHIVVCKNCGEENSIENSVCFSCGILLKDKKSFSTEKQSKRNLQMNSTPERGNSKKNIINEEKVLDNKKILIISSAVVIVFVIALIASGVFDSGVQPNVTQMNTQSENSGVNMANMQEIKDLENKVASNPEDMESTLHLAHLLQDSGFFDKAITNYRKYLEKNPENADARVDMAICYYNLNDYNTAIAEMEAALKYQPKHQIAHLNLGIVNLTAKNLVASKEWFQKTVDIDPNSEAGKRAQELLTSH
- a CDS encoding integration host factor subunit beta; translation: MTKADIVDKVAAGTGLTKLETEAIVEGFLKTVIEALKEGKGIEIRGFGSYRVKKKNARQARNPKTGESVFVPEHYVPSFKFSKDFKELVNAGMLEKNRR
- a CDS encoding heavy-metal-associated domain-containing protein; translated protein: MKEIIRIEGMSCQHCVAAVEKKLSALKLKSFKVNIGSAEVEFDDSEMTNKTVQDSIEDVGYKVVSIENISL